The following coding sequences are from one Saccharomyces cerevisiae S288C chromosome X, complete sequence window:
- the PHS1 gene encoding enoyl-CoA hydratase PHS1 (Essential 3-hydroxyacyl-CoA dehydratase of the ER membrane; involved in elongation of very long-chain fatty acids; evolutionarily conserved, similar to mammalian PTPLA and PTPLB; involved in sphingolipid biosynthesis and protein trafficking), whose product MSKKLASPLSFLPLYNLLSAVGWSYLLYLVISLYPKVGQPAFFYQTKNVATLVQCGAIIEIINSFLGVVRSPLLTTVAQVSSRLLVVLGIFQLLPNTSGVQSVVYISLLLAWSITEIVRYLYYFFMLVFKNGAPKILILLRYNLFWILYPTGVASELRIIYCALNAAESQYSLLYKRILIAAMLAYIPGFPMLFLHMVAQRKKVMKSLRSSFGKKLI is encoded by the coding sequence ATGTCAAAAAAACTTGCGTCACCATTGTCCTTCTTACCCCTTTATAATTTGCTTTCTGCTGTTGGTTGGTCTTATTTGCTTTACTTGGTCATCTCCTTGTACCCAAAAGTTGGACAGCCAGCATTCTTCTACCAAACTAAAAATGTCGCTACCCTTGTTCAATGTGGTGCTATAATCGAGATCATAAACTCATTTTTAGGAGTTGTACGTTCCCCATTGCTGACCACTGTTGCACAAGTGTCTTCAAGACTACTAGTTGTCCTCGGCATCTTCCAATTGTTGCCAAACACAAGTGGTGTTCAATCAGTTGTTTACATATCATTATTACTGGCATGGTCTATAACTGAGATCGTCAGATActtgtattattttttcatgttGGTATTCAAGAATGGCGCACCAAAGATCTTAATTCTATTAAGATATAATTTGTTCTGGATTTTGTACCCCACTGGTGTTGCCAGCGAACTACGCATTATTTACTGTGCTTTAAATGCAGCTGAATCTCAGTATTCTTTACTTTACAAAAGAATTTTAATAGCGGCCATGCTCGCTTATATCCCAGGCTTCCCAATGCTCTTCCTACACATGGTAGCACAGAGAAAGAAAGTCATGAAAAGTTTAAGATCCTCTTTCGGGAAGAAACTAATTTGA
- the MRPL49 gene encoding mitochondrial 54S ribosomal protein bL21m MRPL49 (Mitochondrial ribosomal protein of the large subunit) — MLQLKFIWPVARITPIYRPFTSHPFRNLATSSSISSTKAKTTKTDTTPLKLSNELYAIFKIHNRPYLVTEGDRVILPFKLKQAEVGDILNMTDVTTLGSRNYKLVGHPINTSLYTLKATVVGKTKRAFQTREVTKRRNRRVRHAKSKGDLTILRISELSMN, encoded by the coding sequence ATGCTACAACTGAAATTCATATGGCCAGTGGCCAGAATCACACCTATTTATAGGCCATTTACCAGTCATCCATTCAGAAATTTAGCTACTTCCTCAAGCATCAGTAGTACAAAAGCTAAGACTACTAAGACAGATACAACTCCActaaaattatcaaatgaACTATATGCAATATTCAAGATTCATAATCGTCCATATTTGGTGACCGAGGGCGACAGAGTTATTCTTCCATTCAAATTGAAGCAAGCGGAGGTGGGTGACATTTTAAACATGACCGATGTAACAACTTTAGGATCTAGAAACTACAAGCTAGTTGGTCATCCAATCAATACTTCTCTGTATACTTTAAAAGCAACCGTTGTTGGGAAAACTAAAAGGGCTTTCCAAACTAGGGAGGTAACgaagagaagaaatagacGGGTCCGTCATGCAAAGAGTAAAGGTGATTTGACAATCTTAAGAATATCAGAACTGAGTATGAACTGA